One Trachemys scripta elegans isolate TJP31775 chromosome 4, CAS_Tse_1.0, whole genome shotgun sequence genomic region harbors:
- the INKA2 gene encoding PAK4-inhibitor INKA2 isoform X2 — MKEVGDGLHEQMNCMMGALQELKLLQVQTALEQLEISETRNKVSGIGQHQCCRNGREVPRASRQNERLLGRRSLEECSPMAFAHSTQVPQSASLFGPVTLPDSSHHRHVAYSKDCYPTSRPSSALTTAEYCPPRKFESASLGTAGNQLHRDTASIPQTLARSRLGCRECQASDEANDWTSSLMSQSRNRQPLVLGDNIFADLVGNWLDLPELDKKGEKNETSLSISRSQEFYRKFSFTANIFKKFLRSVRPDRDRLLKEKPCWLPAEDRETEISKRSKKVSKQKGTFYFPLHGNLQNSHSKMDRYPKAEASSDKSKNCAKKIHGTTDHTQSGFDMNTAVWV, encoded by the coding sequence ATGAAGGAGGTTGGAGACGGGCTGCATGAACAGATGAACTGCATGATGGGTGCCCTGCAAGAGTTGAAACTCCTCCAGGTCCAGACAGCTTTGGAGCAGTTGGAGATTTCAGAGACTCGAAACAAGGTTTCAGGCATTGGCCAGCACCAGTGCTGTCGAAATGGCAGAGAGGTGCCCAGAGCCAGCAGGCAGAATGAGAGGTTGTTGGGAAGGAGATCTTTGGAGGAGTGCAGCCCCATGGCGTTTGCACACTCCACCCAGGTGCCacaatctgccagcctgtttggCCCTGTGACTTTACCAGACAGTAGCCACCACAGACACGTGGCTTATAGCAAAGACTGTTATCCTACTAGCAGACCGTCTTCAGCTCTGACCACAGCAGAGTACTGCCCGCCAAGGAAATTTGAGTCAGCCAGTTTGGGCACAGCTGGGAACCAACTTCATAGAGACACAGCCAGCATCCCTCAGACTTTGGCTCGGAGTAGATTGGGATGCAGAGAATGCCAGGCTTCTGATGAGGCCAATGACTGGACTTCCTCACTAATGTCTCAGAGCAGGAACCGGCAGCCTCTGGTCTTGGGGGATAATATCTTTGCAGATTTGGTCGGGAACTGGTTGGATCTGCCAGAGCTGGataaaaagggggagaaaaatgaGACTTCCCTGTCCATCAGCAGGTCTCAGGAGTTCTACAGGAAGTTTTCCTTCACGGCCAACATCTTCAAAAAGTTCTTGAGGAGTGTACGGCCAGACCGAGATAGACTCCTCAAAGAAAAACCATGCTGGCTCCCAGCGGAAGATAGAGAGACTGAAATTTCAAAGAGATCCAAAAAGGTGAGCAAACAGAAGGGGACATTTTACTTCCCCCTCCATGGGAACCTACagaattctcacagcaaaatggaCAGGTACCCAAAGGCAGAAGCTAGTAGTGACAAATCCAAGAATTGTGCCAAGAAGATCCATGGCACCACAGACCACACCCAGTCAGGCTTTGATATGAATACAGCCGTATGGGTCTAA